The proteins below are encoded in one region of Streptomyces ficellus:
- a CDS encoding DUF692 domain-containing protein produces MRELGTGIGWRPEIADAVEALDGVDWVEVVAENVCAGHLPDSLVRLRERGVTVVPHGVSLGLGGADRPDAERLAELAAKATALGAPLVTEHIAFVRAGGPLTASPALEAGHLLPVPRTRDALDVLCENVRIAQDALPVPLALENIAALFSWPGEELTEGQFLAELVERTGVRLLIDVANLHTNHVNRGEDPAKALAELPVEAIAYVHVAGGVERDGVWHDTHAHPVPPAVLDVLSDLASRVSPPGVLLERDDDFPPPKELAGELATIRATVAAAAVAGAPTRARGTRTAAGGTGPDAGAGARERLGIAQAALLSALVAGTPAPEGFDHARLRVQSRALAGKRAGVVARLAPELPEILGDGYRHAFLAYAAAHPLRGGYRRDALDFAEHLLIAGRPDDPGARQRLTAWWQDRAGARPPGRATRLVRAARAAFVGRRAA; encoded by the coding sequence ATGAGGGAACTGGGTACCGGCATCGGCTGGCGTCCGGAGATCGCGGACGCGGTGGAAGCGCTGGACGGGGTGGACTGGGTGGAGGTGGTCGCGGAGAACGTCTGCGCCGGCCACCTCCCCGACTCTCTCGTGCGGCTGCGCGAGCGGGGCGTGACGGTCGTCCCGCACGGCGTGTCGCTGGGCCTGGGCGGCGCGGACCGGCCGGACGCGGAGCGGCTCGCGGAGCTGGCGGCGAAGGCCACGGCCCTGGGGGCGCCGCTGGTCACGGAGCACATCGCGTTCGTCCGGGCCGGGGGCCCGCTGACCGCCTCCCCCGCCCTGGAGGCGGGCCACCTGCTGCCGGTCCCGCGCACCCGGGACGCCCTGGACGTGCTGTGCGAGAACGTCCGCATCGCCCAGGACGCGCTCCCGGTGCCGCTGGCGCTGGAGAACATCGCCGCGCTGTTCTCCTGGCCGGGCGAGGAGCTGACGGAGGGGCAGTTCCTCGCCGAGCTGGTGGAGCGCACGGGCGTCCGCCTCCTGATCGACGTGGCGAACCTGCACACCAACCACGTCAACCGGGGCGAGGACCCGGCGAAGGCGCTGGCGGAGCTGCCGGTGGAGGCGATCGCGTACGTCCACGTGGCGGGTGGCGTCGAACGGGACGGCGTCTGGCACGACACCCACGCCCACCCGGTCCCGCCCGCGGTCCTGGACGTCCTGTCGGACCTCGCCTCCCGGGTCAGCCCGCCGGGCGTGCTGCTGGAACGGGACGACGACTTCCCGCCGCCAAAGGAGCTGGCGGGCGAACTCGCCACCATCCGCGCGACGGTGGCGGCCGCTGCCGTGGCGGGTGCGCCGACCCGTGCCCGGGGTACGCGAACCGCCGCCGGCGGCACCGGCCCGGATGCCGGGGCCGGGGCGCGGGAGCGGCTGGGGATCGCGCAGGCCGCGCTGCTGTCGGCGCTGGTGGCCGGGACGCCCGCGCCCGAGGGGTTCGACCACGCGCGGCTGCGGGTGCAGAGCCGGGCGCTGGCCGGCAAGCGGGCCGGCGTGGTCGCCAGGCTGGCGCCCGAGCTGCCGGAGATCCTCGGCGACGGCTACCGGCACGCGTTCCTCGCGTACGCCGCGGCCCACCCCCTGCGCGGCGGCTACCGGCGGGACGCGCTGGACTTCGCGGAGCACCTGCTGATAGCCGGGCGACCCGACGACCCCGGAGCCCGCCAAAGGCTCACCGCCTGGTGGCAGGACCGTGCCGGGGCGCGTCCGCCCGGCAGGGCGACCCGGCTGGTGCGCGCCGCCCGTGCCGCGTTCGTGGGGAGGCGGGCCGCGTGA
- a CDS encoding DUF4142 domain-containing protein, with product MRRINGTALIIAALVVTVGALAFPVWSYADRSGTGQANLNASTVATQWGPLSATDRDFLVKVRLAGLWELPAGQQAIERAPSQAIKDAGDHLVVGHSDLDQRARDVAAKLGVELPNQPSEQQQGWLRELSAASGEEYERKFANLLRNAHGKVFALVAQVRHTTRNALIRQLASDANQTVLDHITMLEATGKVDFDAIANEAAGNATASPSGPPAPNGNLPPAPSPAVPTGNDQSFTSRPSTQPGPPTAINTTRP from the coding sequence TTGCGACGCATCAACGGCACGGCACTCATCATCGCGGCCCTCGTCGTCACGGTCGGGGCGCTCGCGTTCCCGGTCTGGTCGTACGCCGACCGCTCCGGCACCGGCCAGGCCAATCTCAACGCCTCGACCGTGGCCACCCAGTGGGGCCCGCTGTCGGCGACGGACCGTGACTTCCTGGTGAAGGTCCGGCTGGCGGGCCTGTGGGAACTGCCCGCCGGCCAGCAGGCGATCGAGCGGGCGCCCAGCCAGGCGATCAAGGACGCCGGCGACCACCTCGTCGTGGGCCACTCCGACCTGGACCAGCGCGCCCGGGACGTGGCGGCGAAGCTGGGCGTGGAGCTGCCCAACCAGCCGTCCGAGCAGCAGCAGGGCTGGCTGCGCGAGCTGTCGGCGGCCAGCGGCGAGGAGTACGAGCGCAAGTTCGCCAACCTGCTGCGCAACGCGCACGGCAAGGTCTTCGCGCTGGTCGCCCAGGTCCGGCACACGACCCGCAACGCGCTGATACGGCAGCTGGCGAGCGACGCCAACCAGACGGTGCTGGACCACATCACGATGCTGGAGGCGACCGGGAAGGTCGACTTCGACGCGATCGCCAACGAGGCGGCGGGGAACGCGACCGCGAGCCCGTCCGGCCCGCCGGCCCCCAACGGCAACCTGCCGCCGGCGCCGTCGCCGGCGGTGCCGACCGGGAACGACCAGTCGTTCACGTCCCGGCCCTCGACGCAGCCCGGCCCGCCGACGGCCATCAACACGACCCGCCCGTGA
- a CDS encoding FAD-dependent oxidoreductase, with translation MGQLGRERLLIIGGDAAGMSAASQARRLKGPDELEIVAFERGNFTSYSACGIPYWVGGDVDGPDRLIARTPEAHRERGIDLRLRTEVTELDPDRGRVRVRDAESGAESWEGYDKLVVATGARPVRPPLPGIDAAGVHGVQTLDDGRALIDTLTGLNGTPGRRAVVVGAGYIGVEMAEALLNRGYEVTLLNRGEQPMSTLDPDMGRLVREAMDGLGITTVAGAEVTKILTGEDGRVRAVATEDAEYPADVVVLGLGVAPETTLARQAGLPLGEYGGLLTDLSMRVRGREDIWAGGDCVEVLDLVSGRERHIPLGTHANKHGQVIGSNVAGGYGTFPGVVGTAVSKVCSLEIARTGLREKDAHAVGLRFVTVTVESTSRAGYYPGAAPMTVKMLAELRTGRLLGCQIVGREGAAKRVDIAAVALTAGMTVEQVTALDLGYAPPFSPVWDPVQAAARKAVAAVRKAGA, from the coding sequence ATGGGACAGCTGGGACGAGAAAGACTGCTGATCATCGGTGGGGACGCGGCGGGGATGTCCGCCGCGTCGCAGGCGCGCCGCCTGAAGGGGCCCGACGAGCTGGAGATCGTCGCGTTCGAGCGGGGGAACTTCACCTCGTACTCGGCGTGCGGCATCCCGTACTGGGTCGGGGGCGACGTCGACGGACCGGACCGGCTCATCGCCCGTACGCCGGAGGCGCACCGCGAACGCGGCATCGACCTGCGGCTGCGGACGGAGGTGACCGAACTCGACCCGGACCGGGGCCGGGTGCGCGTCCGGGACGCGGAGTCGGGCGCCGAGTCGTGGGAGGGCTACGACAAGCTGGTCGTCGCGACGGGTGCCCGCCCGGTGCGGCCCCCGCTGCCGGGCATCGACGCGGCGGGCGTGCACGGGGTGCAGACGCTGGACGACGGCCGGGCGCTCATCGACACGCTGACCGGACTGAACGGCACGCCGGGGCGGCGCGCGGTGGTGGTGGGCGCCGGGTACATCGGTGTGGAGATGGCGGAGGCGCTCCTCAACCGGGGCTACGAGGTGACCCTCCTCAACCGGGGCGAGCAGCCGATGTCGACGCTCGACCCCGACATGGGGCGGCTGGTGCGCGAGGCGATGGACGGCCTCGGCATCACCACGGTCGCCGGTGCGGAGGTCACCAAGATCCTCACCGGTGAGGACGGCCGGGTGCGGGCGGTGGCGACGGAGGACGCCGAGTACCCGGCGGACGTCGTCGTGCTGGGCCTCGGCGTGGCGCCGGAGACGACGCTGGCGCGACAGGCCGGGCTGCCGCTGGGCGAGTACGGCGGGCTGCTCACCGACCTGTCGATGCGGGTGCGGGGCCGGGAGGACATCTGGGCGGGCGGTGACTGCGTGGAGGTGCTGGACCTGGTCTCGGGCCGTGAGCGGCACATCCCGCTGGGCACGCACGCCAACAAGCACGGTCAGGTCATCGGGTCGAACGTGGCGGGCGGTTACGGCACGTTCCCGGGTGTTGTCGGTACGGCGGTCAGCAAGGTCTGTTCGCTGGAGATCGCCCGTACCGGCCTGCGCGAGAAGGACGCGCACGCGGTCGGCCTGCGGTTCGTGACGGTGACGGTCGAGTCGACGAGCCGGGCCGGGTACTACCCCGGGGCGGCGCCGATGACGGTGAAGATGCTCGCCGAACTGCGCACCGGCCGGCTGCTGGGCTGCCAGATCGTGGGCCGCGAGGGCGCGGCGAAGCGGGTGGACATCGCGGCGGTGGCGCTGACGGCGGGCATGACGGTGGAGCAGGTCACGGCCCTGGACCTGGGGTACGCCCCGCCCTTCTCCCCGGTCTGGGACCCGGTGCAGGCGGCGGCCCGCAAGGCGGTGGCGGCGGTGCGGAAGGCGGGCGCGTAG
- a CDS encoding TIGR04222 domain-containing membrane protein — MFWVPFLLVTWAAAAISCARLCLAAVEAARPVPATTHGEPELSLYEAAFLAGGPQRVTDLALVVMHRRRRLWLAHTGWATVVDPEGADDLERSVIGAIGPGGQSRIAAVRATASAADAVRALADRLVTAGLAVPDAARSGIVAALRAVRGAAVLTVVLAAATVVLLPAEHAPDARGMAWFALPLVLTLGCLVIARVEVHPYTRWASPAGQSLLAKMGTAGTRDPLAALAIGGLKALDDPELRAALSPGRPGDR; from the coding sequence ATGTTCTGGGTCCCCTTCCTGCTGGTGACGTGGGCCGCGGCGGCCATCAGCTGTGCGCGGCTGTGCCTGGCCGCCGTCGAGGCCGCGCGGCCGGTGCCCGCCACCACGCACGGCGAGCCCGAACTGAGCCTGTACGAGGCCGCGTTCCTGGCCGGCGGCCCCCAGCGGGTGACCGACCTGGCGCTGGTGGTGATGCACCGGCGGCGACGGCTGTGGCTGGCGCACACCGGCTGGGCGACGGTGGTGGACCCGGAGGGCGCGGACGACCTGGAGCGGTCCGTGATCGGGGCGATAGGGCCCGGGGGCCAGTCGCGGATAGCGGCGGTACGCGCCACGGCGTCGGCCGCCGACGCGGTACGGGCGCTCGCCGACCGGCTGGTCACGGCGGGGCTGGCCGTCCCGGACGCGGCCAGGTCGGGCATCGTCGCCGCGCTGCGGGCCGTACGGGGCGCGGCCGTCCTGACCGTGGTCCTCGCGGCGGCCACCGTCGTGCTGCTGCCGGCCGAACACGCCCCGGACGCCCGGGGGATGGCCTGGTTCGCCCTCCCGCTGGTCCTCACCCTCGGGTGCCTGGTGATCGCGCGCGTCGAGGTCCACCCGTACACCCGCTGGGCCTCCCCGGCCGGGCAGAGCCTGCTGGCGAAGATGGGCACGGCGGGCACGCGCGACCCGCTCGCCGCCCTCGCCATCGGCGGGCTCAAGGCGCTCGACGACCCGGAGCTGCGGGCGGCTCTCTCGCCGGGGCGGCCGGGCGACCGGTGA
- the hemG gene encoding protoporphyrinogen oxidase codes for MNADTGAPHERGHIVVIGGGIAGLAAAHRLATAGRRVTLLEATTTLGGKLRAGEIAGVPVDLGAESMLARRPEAVDLARAVGLGDRLQPPATTSAAVWTRGALRPMPKGHVMGVPGDATALAGLLTAEGLARIEHERDLPPADATALGDDVAVGRFVADRLGREVVDRLVEPLLGGVYAGDAYAISMRAAVPKLFEAARAHGTLTEAVRALQRGAQAQTGPAFMGIAGGIGTLPGAVADAITAQGGEVLTDTPVHGLTRSARGGWDVRTGDLVRHADAVVVATPAWSASELLAAESPSAAAELAAVEYASMALVTLAFRRADVAGALPEGSGFLVPPVDGRTIKASTFSSQKWKWTGEGSGDLVVLRTSVGRYGEEEHLHREDAELVSVSLTDLAAATGLAARPVATEVTRWIGGLPQYPVGHLARVARVRDAVAKLPALRVCGAVYDGVGIPACVASARRAADEILATPTLAQGTLSDERE; via the coding sequence ATGAACGCGGACACAGGCGCCCCACACGAGCGCGGCCACATCGTCGTCATCGGCGGCGGCATCGCGGGCCTCGCCGCCGCCCACCGGCTGGCCACCGCCGGGCGGCGGGTGACCCTGCTGGAGGCCACCACCACCCTCGGCGGCAAGCTCCGGGCGGGCGAGATCGCCGGCGTGCCCGTCGACCTCGGCGCCGAGTCGATGCTGGCCCGCCGCCCCGAGGCGGTCGACCTGGCCCGCGCCGTCGGCCTCGGCGACCGCCTCCAGCCGCCCGCCACCACCAGCGCCGCCGTCTGGACCCGGGGGGCGCTCCGCCCGATGCCCAAGGGCCACGTCATGGGCGTCCCCGGCGACGCGACCGCCCTCGCCGGGCTGCTGACCGCCGAGGGCCTCGCCCGCATCGAGCACGAGCGGGACCTGCCCCCCGCCGACGCCACCGCCCTCGGCGACGACGTCGCCGTCGGCCGGTTCGTCGCCGACCGCCTGGGCCGCGAGGTCGTCGACCGGCTCGTCGAACCGCTCCTCGGCGGGGTGTACGCGGGTGACGCGTACGCGATCTCGATGCGCGCCGCCGTGCCCAAGCTCTTCGAGGCCGCCCGCGCCCACGGCACCCTCACCGAGGCGGTACGCGCCCTCCAGCGCGGCGCGCAGGCACAGACCGGGCCCGCGTTCATGGGCATCGCCGGCGGCATCGGCACCCTGCCCGGGGCGGTCGCCGACGCGATCACCGCGCAGGGCGGCGAGGTCCTCACCGACACGCCCGTCCACGGCCTGACCCGCTCGGCCCGGGGCGGCTGGGACGTCCGCACCGGCGACCTGGTCCGCCACGCCGACGCCGTGGTCGTCGCGACCCCCGCCTGGTCCGCCTCCGAGTTGCTCGCCGCCGAGTCCCCGTCCGCCGCCGCCGAACTGGCCGCCGTCGAGTACGCCTCCATGGCGCTGGTCACCCTCGCCTTCCGGCGGGCGGACGTGGCCGGCGCGCTGCCCGAGGGCTCCGGCTTCCTCGTCCCGCCCGTCGACGGCCGCACCATCAAGGCGTCCACCTTCTCGTCCCAGAAGTGGAAGTGGACCGGCGAGGGCTCCGGCGACCTCGTCGTCCTGCGCACCTCCGTCGGCCGGTACGGCGAGGAGGAGCACCTGCACCGGGAGGACGCCGAACTCGTGTCCGTGTCCCTCACCGACCTCGCCGCCGCCACCGGGCTGGCCGCCCGGCCCGTCGCCACCGAGGTCACCCGCTGGATCGGCGGCCTGCCGCAGTACCCCGTCGGCCACCTCGCCCGCGTCGCCCGCGTCCGTGACGCCGTCGCCAAGCTGCCCGCGCTGCGCGTGTGCGGAGCCGTGTACGACGGCGTCGGCATCCCCGCCTGCGTCGCCAGTGCCCGCCGTGCGGCGGACGAGATCCTCGCCACGCCGACCCTGGCGCAAGGCACCCTGAGTGACGAGCGAGAATAG
- a CDS encoding DUF6882 domain-containing protein gives MITSFSDAFVRATEPHAAWAWEQLEAFTAFMPSGPWTADLGACLYRQGGRDLRISILGTFDESDGSWLWGWANPGFGDAPVVGASAEVRRRGARAGVPEFTEEGVDLSGFADTRMAVEHLAFGAMGVLGAAGYLGVEAAPGTRLYLVPDDPSVPRTAPDAITLPRVLLTGAGVTAGAAPRAVVEGYFAHHGLPQRPSPAAIGADLPNGSPVTVAFDEAGRIASVNVTAV, from the coding sequence ATGATCACTTCTTTCAGCGACGCCTTCGTCCGTGCCACCGAGCCCCATGCCGCCTGGGCCTGGGAGCAGCTCGAGGCGTTCACCGCCTTCATGCCGTCCGGCCCCTGGACCGCGGACCTCGGCGCGTGCCTGTACCGGCAGGGCGGCCGGGATCTGCGGATCTCCATACTCGGGACGTTCGACGAGTCCGACGGCTCGTGGCTGTGGGGCTGGGCCAACCCCGGTTTCGGGGACGCGCCCGTGGTGGGCGCCTCGGCGGAGGTGCGCCGGCGCGGTGCGCGGGCCGGGGTGCCGGAGTTCACCGAGGAGGGCGTGGACCTCTCCGGCTTCGCCGACACCCGCATGGCGGTGGAGCACCTGGCGTTCGGCGCCATGGGAGTGCTGGGCGCCGCCGGATACCTGGGCGTGGAGGCCGCGCCGGGCACCCGGCTGTACCTGGTCCCGGACGACCCGTCGGTGCCGCGTACCGCCCCGGACGCGATCACTCTGCCGAGGGTGTTGCTGACCGGCGCGGGCGTGACCGCCGGCGCGGCGCCGCGCGCGGTGGTGGAGGGCTACTTCGCCCACCACGGCCTGCCGCAGCGCCCGTCGCCCGCCGCGATCGGCGCCGACCTGCCGAACGGCTCCCCGGTGACGGTGGCGTTCGACGAGGCCGGGCGGATCGCGTCGGTGAACGTCACCGCCGTGTAG
- a CDS encoding TIGR04222 domain-containing membrane protein, with the protein MNVLVILVYIAVVVSSALLIRGVAASRRGPGGSVHYRVEAAFLGGGPARVVDSALASLQGNGRVTVGGPGIVHVVRAVGDDPVERAVLHELSAAPSGALHVVRLAAMRNPAVQEIGDRLAARGLIVPRSAGRTWRRWSAAQAIGCFVLFPVSILVTVAEFAAADLGDTPFPFVVTVLPAVLPGLVIAMICGAVASRRLTGAGRRALAAYRRAEGHRTGPGDLVALNGLGALPDPVFQEQLVAAARMYGGRRRRGVGASTTARERDDLFSGVTVAVWCASAETGGSSCGGGCGGGGGGGSACSGGSSCGSGGGGGGSSCGGGGGSSCGGGGGGGGD; encoded by the coding sequence GTGAACGTCCTCGTCATCCTCGTCTACATCGCCGTCGTCGTCTCGTCGGCCCTCCTCATCAGGGGCGTGGCCGCCTCGCGGCGCGGGCCGGGCGGTTCCGTCCACTACCGGGTGGAGGCCGCGTTCCTGGGCGGCGGCCCCGCCCGGGTCGTCGACTCCGCGCTCGCCTCGCTGCAGGGCAACGGGCGGGTGACCGTCGGCGGACCGGGCATCGTGCACGTGGTCCGCGCGGTGGGCGACGACCCGGTCGAGCGCGCCGTGCTGCACGAGCTGTCCGCCGCGCCCAGCGGTGCGCTGCACGTGGTGCGGCTGGCCGCGATGCGCAACCCGGCGGTCCAGGAGATCGGCGACCGGCTCGCCGCGCGCGGGCTCATCGTGCCGCGTTCGGCCGGACGCACCTGGCGCCGGTGGAGCGCCGCGCAGGCGATCGGCTGCTTCGTGCTCTTCCCCGTGTCGATCCTGGTGACCGTGGCCGAGTTCGCCGCCGCCGACCTCGGTGACACCCCGTTCCCGTTCGTGGTCACCGTCCTGCCCGCCGTGCTCCCCGGCCTGGTGATCGCGATGATCTGCGGAGCCGTCGCGAGCAGGCGGCTGACCGGCGCGGGCCGCCGCGCCCTCGCCGCGTACCGCAGGGCGGAGGGGCACCGGACCGGGCCGGGAGACCTGGTGGCGCTGAACGGGCTGGGCGCGCTGCCCGACCCGGTGTTCCAGGAGCAACTGGTCGCCGCCGCCCGGATGTACGGCGGACGGAGGCGCCGTGGTGTGGGCGCGTCGACCACGGCACGGGAGCGGGACGACCTGTTCTCCGGTGTCACGGTCGCGGTGTGGTGCGCCAGCGCCGAGACGGGCGGCTCCAGTTGCGGCGGAGGCTGCGGAGGCGGCGGCGGAGGCGGCTCCGCGTGCAGCGGCGGGTCGAGCTGCGGAAGCGGTGGGGGCGGCGGCGGGTCGAGCTGCGGTGGCGGTGGCGGGTCCAGCTGCGGGGGCGGCGGAGGCGGAGGCGGCGACTGA
- the hemQ gene encoding hydrogen peroxide-dependent heme synthase, producing the protein MSAPEKIPNAGKKAKDLNEVIRYTLWSVFKLRDVLPEDRAGYADEVQELFDQLAGKDVTVRGTYDVSGLRADADLMIWWHAETSDALQEAYNLFRRTRLGRALEPVWSNMALHRPAEFNRSHIPAFLADETPRDYVSVYPFVRSYDWYLLPDEDRRRMLADHGKMARGYPDVRANTVASFSLGDYEWILAFEADELYRIVDLMRHLRASEARMHVREEVPFYTGRRKSVADLVAGLA; encoded by the coding sequence ATGAGTGCGCCCGAAAAGATCCCGAACGCCGGTAAGAAGGCGAAGGACCTCAACGAGGTCATCCGCTACACCCTGTGGTCCGTGTTCAAGCTGCGCGACGTCCTGCCCGAGGACCGGGCCGGGTACGCCGACGAGGTGCAGGAGCTGTTCGACCAGCTCGCCGGCAAGGACGTCACCGTCCGTGGCACGTACGACGTCTCCGGTCTGCGCGCCGACGCCGACCTGATGATCTGGTGGCACGCCGAGACCTCGGACGCGCTCCAGGAGGCGTACAACCTCTTCCGCCGCACCCGGCTCGGCCGTGCGCTGGAGCCGGTGTGGTCGAACATGGCGCTGCACCGCCCCGCCGAGTTCAACCGGTCGCACATCCCGGCTTTCCTCGCCGACGAGACCCCGCGCGACTACGTCTCGGTGTACCCCTTCGTGCGCTCCTACGACTGGTACCTGCTGCCCGACGAGGACCGGCGCCGGATGCTCGCCGACCACGGCAAGATGGCCCGCGGCTACCCCGACGTGCGCGCCAACACGGTCGCCTCGTTCTCCCTCGGCGACTACGAGTGGATCCTCGCGTTCGAGGCGGACGAGCTGTACCGGATCGTGGACCTGATGCGTCACCTGCGCGCCTCCGAGGCCCGGATGCACGTCCGGGAAGAGGTCCCGTTCTACACCGGCCGGCGCAAGTCGGTCGCGGATCTGGTCGCGGGTCTCGCCTGA